A single region of the Schistocerca serialis cubense isolate TAMUIC-IGC-003099 chromosome 7, iqSchSeri2.2, whole genome shotgun sequence genome encodes:
- the LOC126413162 gene encoding gastrula zinc finger protein XlCGF49.1-like — protein sequence MHALTHTGEKPYQCAECGKAFTQQRNYKYHMSVHAGTHEFAAACPECGKVFNNRGYLSSHMKIHRNRREYACAECGRRFNQRVAYTTHKRIHTGERPHACSLCDKAFTRKMLLNQHMRTHTGEKPFNCEVCGKRFADRSNMMLHQRLHSGIRPYSCGECAKAFTKKHHLKAHMSCHTGLRPHACDRCGARFSQSSNMRTHRKKCTAPGPPRGAYLL from the exons ATGCACGCGCTCACGCATACGGGAGAGAAGCCGTACCAGTGCGCTGAGTGCGGCAAAGCGTTCACCCAGCAGCGCAACTACAAGTACCACATGTCGGTGCACGCGGGAACGCACGAGTTCGCGGCGGCGTGTCCCGAGTGCGGCAAGGTGTTCAACAACCGCGGCTACCTCAGCTCGCACATGAAGATCCACCGCAACCGCAGGGAGTACGCGTGCGCCGAGTGCGGGCGGCGCTTCAACCAACGTGTCGCCTACACCACGCACAAACGCATACACACGGGAGAGCGGCCACATGCCTGCTCCCTCTGCGACAAAGCCTTCACGCGCAAGATGCTGCTTAATCAGCACATGCGCACGCACACCGGTGAGAAGCCCTTCAACTGTGAG GTGTGCGGGAAGCGGTTCGCGGACCGCAGCAACATGATGCTCCATCAGCGCCTGCACTCCGGCATCAGGCCGTACAGCTGCGGCGAGTGCGCCAAGGCGTTCACCAAGAAGCACCACCTCAAGGCGCACATGTCCTGCCACACGGGGCTGCGGCCGCACGCCTGCGACCGCTGCGGCGCGCGCTTCAGCCAGTCCAGCAACATGCGCACGCACCGCAAGAAGTGCACAGCGCCGGGTCCGCCGCGCGGGG